One stretch of Cygnus olor isolate bCygOlo1 chromosome 1, bCygOlo1.pri.v2, whole genome shotgun sequence DNA includes these proteins:
- the KMT2E gene encoding inactive histone-lysine N-methyltransferase 2E isoform X2 — protein sequence MSIVIPLGVDTADTSYLEMAAGSEPESVEASPVVVEKSNSYPHQLYTSSSHSHSYIGLPYADHNYGARPPPTPPASPPPSVLISKNEVGIFTTPNFDETSSATTISTSEDGSYGTDITRCICGFTHDDGYMICCDKCSVWQHIDCMGIDRQHIPDIYLCERCQPRNLDKERAVLLQQRKRENMSDGDTSATESGDEVPVELYTAFQHTPTTITLTATRVTKVNDKKRKKSGEKEQNIAKCKKAFREGSRKSSRVKGSAPEIDPADSSNFGWETKIKAWMDRYEEANNNQYSEGVQREAQKIALRLGNGNDKKEVSTSNLIFKPPVESYVQKNKKILKAAKDLPPDALIIEYRGKFMLREQFEANGYFFKRPYPFVLFYSKFHGLEMCVDARTFGNEARFIRRSCTPNAEVRHVIEDGTIHLYIYSIHNIPKGAEITIAFDFDYGNCKYKVDCACLKENPECPVLRRSEPTENINTGYETRRKKGKKEKDVSREKETQNQNITLDCEGGATKMKITDNKQRKLSPLRLSISNNQEPDFIDDIEEKTPISNEVEMESEEQIAERKRKMTREERKMEAILQAFARLEKREKRREQALERISTAKTEVKSECKEAQILNDTEFIQEPAKEETATKPTPAKVNRAKQRKSFSRSRTHIGQQRRRHRTVSMCSDIQPSSPDVEVTSQHNETENAALVAEPETETVVTEMVTETEAPALNKCPTKYPKTKKHLVNEWLSEKSDKTGKPADSVSERPLRITTDPEVLATQLNSLPGLTYSPHVYSTPKHYIRFTSPFLSEKRRKKEPVENITGSCKKRWLKQALEEENSSVIDRFNSPSQERSRSPAINGENKSPLLLNDSCSLTDLTTPLKKRRLYQLLESAFSETSTPTPSPYATPTHADITASEPSLFATPPRVKTEDETCRNGYKPIYSPVTPVTPCIHGNTMHFENISSPDSSPEIKRRAYSQEGYDRASILALNSFRNSNLTEMGLQEIKTIGYSSPRNRTDVTRQCTGEMESVSDLQLGLEVIEQSALHKNLEAPTHDRTDSNSQLETAHCGRGTIYSSWVKSPDRTGVNFSMNSNLRDLTPSHQLEVGGGFRISESKCLIQDDARGMFMEASVFCTSEDGIASGFGRTVNNDNLMDGNCTPQNPPQKKKVSLLEYRKRQREARKSGSKTENFPLVTVSPHAAGGGNISSNNGANDGYNNSGENGEQTDNAASLPVPLPTTVYNAAPEDTGNNCAIKETSSEKSEPEVQWTASTSVEQVRERSYQRALLLSDHRKDKDNGGESPCSPCSPSHVQSPPSSHSNLISQLQLKVHSFTECMEEPDPENPEPTSECPSPDTSQKTCKSPSKASKPSSPSPVVSTQSLGKTPAKPDSHWETAANAPEAECANHPKPELQQKQLTNNVQALSKNHPSQSHLRSSAEQLPHSQKLPSAPLKLHCPPSPHVENPPKSSTPHAPVQHGYLSPKPHSQQLGSPYRPHHPQSPQVGTPQRETHRNFYPAAPPLQPGNQQQPSGPLFTQTTSGQSSASYSQFNQQNLNSNAPPPPPPPPPSSTYYQNQQPSGNFQSYSQLKGSIPQQTVFSSGPNQALPGSAGQQTVPGHHVTAGHFLPSQNPSIHHQASASAAPPPPPPPPAPGPHLVQQQSTHQQHSVAHVVGPVHAVAVAPGSHLHSQAAGHHLPPPPPPPGPIPHHQPPHPPTGHQGLQAQHQHVVNSAPPPPPPPPSNVMGSGHHPASAQGLHHPSHQGPPHFPSNAHTGVSSYSSQAPHHTTLGPGPQHQPAGTGPHCPLPGQGPHIQPQGPNSIATPTASGFCPHPGSVTLPHGVQGPQQASPVPGQIPIHRAQNPEEKTSVQLPLLWPLQKLKGDRSGSGNSYSLKTVSSLRPLKAVPV from the exons atggGGATACCAGCGCAACAGAGAGTGGTGATGAGGTTCCTGTGGAACTATATACTGCTTTTCAACATACACCAACCACAATTACATTAACTGCTACAAGAGTTACAAAGGTCAAtgataagaaaaggaaaaaaagtggggagaaagagcagaacatagcaaaatgtaaaaaa GCATTTCGAGAAGGATCCAGGAAATCTTCAAGAGTAAAG GGCTCGGCTCCAGAGATTGATCCTGCTGACAGTTCGAACTTTGGATGGGAAACTAAAATCAAGGCATGGATGGATCGTTATGAAGAAGCAAATAACAACCAGTACAGTGAGGGTGTTCAGAGGGAGGCACAAAAAATAGCTCTGAGATTAGGCAatggaaatgacaaaaaagaagTCAGCACCAGCAATCTGATTTTCAAACCTCCAGTAGAG AGTTACGtgcaaaaaaacaagaaaattttaaaagctgccaAAGACTTGCCTCCTGATGCACTTATTATTGAATACAGAGGAAAATTCATGCTGAGAGAACAATTTGAAGCTAATggatatttctttaaaag GCCATAcccatttgttttgttttattccaaattCCATGGGCTAGAAATGTGTGTTGATGCAAGGACTTTTGGAAATGAAGCTCGATTCATCAGGCGTTCATGTACACCAAATGCAGAG GTGAGGCATGTAATTGAAGATGGAACGATTCATCTTTATATTTACTCCATCCATAACATTCCAAAGGGAGCAGAGATTACAATAGCATTTGATTTTGATTATGGAAATTG TAAATACAAAGTGGACTGTGCTTGCCTCAAAGAAAATCCTGAATGTCCAGTCCTCAGACGTTCTGAGCCTACCGAAAACATCAATACTGGATAtgaaaccagaaggaaaaagggaaagaaagagaaagatgtttcaagagaaaaggagactcaAAATCAGAACATCACGTTGGACTGTGAAGGAGGAGCCACCAAAATGAAAATCACTGATAATAAGCAGAGGAAACTTTCTCCCCTCAGGCTCTCCATTTCTAATAATCAG GAGCCAGATTTTATTGATgatatagaagaaaaaactcCCATTAGCAATGAAGTAGAAATGGAATCAGAGGAGCAgattgcagaaaggaaaaggaagatg ACAAGAGAAGAACGGAAGATGGAAGCTATCCTGCAAGCTTTTGCCAGActagaaaaaagagaaaaaagaagagaacaggCTTTGGAAAGGATCAGCACAGCAAAAACTGAAGTTAAATCAGAATGCAAGGAAGCACAGATTCTCAATGACACCGAGTTTATTCAG GAACcagcaaaagaagaaactgcCACCAAGCCCACCCCAGCCAAGGTTAATAGAgctaaacagagaaaaagcttcTCTCGGAGTAGAACTCATATTGGACAACAGCGTAGACGACACAGAACTGTGAGCATGTGTTCAGATATCCAGCCATCTTCTCCTGATGTGGAAGTAACTTCACAGCATAATGAAACTGAGAATGCCGCACTGGTTGCGGAGCCCGAAACAGAAACTGTTGTTACAGAAATGGTTACTGAAACAGAAGCTCCAGCACTTAATAAATGTCCTACTAAGTATCCTAAAACGAAGAAG CACTTGGTCAATGAATGGTTAAGTGAAAAAAGCGACAAGACGGGGAAGCCTGCAGACAGTGTTTCAGAAAGGCCTCTGCGCATAACTACTGACCCTGAAGTTCTGGCTACTCAGCTGAATTCTCTACCAGGTCTCACTTACAGCCCACATGTATATTCTACTCCAAAGCACTATATTCGTTTTACTTCACCATTCCTTtcagaaaagaggaggaaaaaagaaccCGTGGAAAACATTACTGGCTCTTGTAAGAAG cGTTGGTTGAAGCAagctttggaagaagaaaactcaTCAGTGATTGATAGATTTAATTCGCCATCACAGGAGAGATCTAGAAGTCCAGCCATCAATGGTGAAAATAAAAGCCCTTTATTACTGAATGACAGCTGTTCCTTAACAG ATCTAACAACACCACTAAAAAAACGAAGACTGTATCAGCTGTTGGAGTCTGCATTCTCAGAAACGTCCACACCTACTCCTTCTCCATATGCCACACCAACTCATGCTGACATCACTGCCTCAGAGCCATCGCTGTTTGCTACTCCTCCTAGGgtaaaaacagaagatgaaaccTGTAGAAATGGTTACAAACCCATTTATTCGCCAGTTACTCCAGTAACTCCATGTATCCATGGGAATACCATGCACTTTGAG AATATTTCCTCACCTGACAGTTCCCCAGAAATAAAAAGGCGAGCTTACAGTCAAGAG GGATATGACAGAGCATCGATTCTAGCACtgaattctttcagaaattccAACCTGACAGAAATGGGTCTGCAAGAAATAAAGACTATTGGATATTCCAGTCCAAGGAATAGGACTGATGTCACTCGGCAGTGCACTGGCGAAATGGAATCTGTGTCAGACCTCCAGCTGGGACTCGAAGTTATTGAGCAAAGTGCACTGCATAAAAACCTGGAAGCCCCCACACATGATAGGACTGATTCAAACAGCCAATTAGAAACTGCTCATTGTGGACGGGGCACAATTTATTCTTCCTGGGTAAAAAGTCCCGACAGGACAGGTGTAAATTTCTCAATGAATTCTAATTTGAGGGACTTGACCCCTTCACATCAGTTGGAGGTAGGAGGTGGATTCAGAATAAGCGAGTCAAAGTGCCTGATTCAAGACGATGCTAGAGGCATGTTCATGGAAGCATCTGTTTTTTGTACTTCAGAAGATGGAATTGCATCTGGCTTTGGAAGGACTGTCAATAATGACAACTTGATGGATGGAAATTGCACACCCCAGAATCctccacaaaagaaaaag gTATCCTTATTAGAATACCGTAAGAGACAACGAGAAGCTAGAAAAAGTGgctcaaagacagaaaactttCCCCTTGTTACCGTATCTCCTCATGCAGCTGGTGGAGGAAATATAAGTAGTAACAACGGTGCTAACGATGGGTATAACAACAGTGGTGAAAATGGGGAGCAAACCGATAACGCTGCGAGCCTACCTGTACCACTGCCAACTACTGTTTATAACGCAGCTCCAGAAGACACTGGTAACAACTGTGCAATTAAGGAGACATCAAGTGAGAAGAGTGAGCCAGAGGTCCAGTG GACTGCATCAACCTCTGTGGAACAAGTGAGAGAACGAAGTTATCAGAGAGCGTTACTTCTCAGTGATCATAGGAAAGACAAGGACAATG GGGGAGAATCACCCTGTAGCCCCTGCTCACCGTCTCATGTTCAGTCTCCACCTTCATCTCATTCAAATCTCATTTCCCAGTTGCAGCTTAAGGTCCATTCTTTCACTGAATGTATGGAAG aaCCTGATCCTGAAAATCCAGAGCCTACTTCTGAATGTCCGTCCCCAGATACTTCACAGAAGACTTGTAAGAGTCCTTCAAAAGCAAGCAAG CCCTCTTCACCAAGTCCTGTAGTTTCAACACAGTCACTTGGGAAAACGCCGGCAAAACCAGATTCGCACTGGGAAACTGCAGCAAATGCACCAGAGGCCGAGTGTGCGAATCACCCAAAACCTGAGCTGCAACAAAAACAGCTGACAAATAATGTCCAAGCACTTTCAAAAAATCATCCATCTCAGTCACATCTGCGCAGTTCTGCTGAGCAACTTCCACACTCACAGAAGTTGCCTTCTGCACCTTTGAAGCTTCATTGTCCCCCCTCACCTCACGTAGAAAATCCTCCCAAGTCATCTACGCCTCACGCGCCCGTGCAGCATGGTTACCTTTCACCAAAGCCTCACTCGCAGCAGCTGGGCTCTCCGTACAGACCTCATCACCCCCAGTCACCTCAAGTCGGAACGCCCCAGAGGGAAACGCACCGGAACTTTTATCCAGCAGCACCACCCCTTCAGCCTGGGAATCAGCAGCAGCCCAGCGGACCGCTGTTTACTCAGACAACTTCAGGACAATCTTCAGCTTCTTACAGCCAATTTAACCAACAAAATTTGAACAGCAATGCAccacctccccctccccctccgcCCCCCTCTTCTACTTACTATCAAAACCAGCAGCCCTCTGGAAACTTTCAGAGTTACAGTCAGCTGAAGGGCAGCATACCCCAACAGACTGTGTTTTCATCTGGACCAAACCAAGCACTTCCTGGCTCTGCAGGTCAGCAGACAGTGCCAGGACACCACGTCACCGCGGGGCATTTTTTGCCCTCTCAGAACCCCAGTATTCATCACCAGGCTTCGGCCTCTGCTgccccacctcctcctccgccCCCGCCTGCCCCGGGACCTCACCTTGTACAGCAGCAAAGTACTCATCAGCAGCATTCTGTAGCACACGTGGTTGGTCCGGTTCACGCTGTGGCAGTAGCTCCTGGATCACACCTTCACTCTCAGGCTGCTGGCCATCATTTGCCACCGCCCCCTCCGCCGCCAGGTCCTATCCCCCACCACCAACCTCCTCATCCTCCCACGGGACACCAAGGTTTGCAAGCACAACACCAGCATGTTGTCAACTCCGCACCTCCGCCCCCTCCGCCCCCACCGTCCAATGTTATGGGCTCGGGGCACCACCCAGCATCAGCACAAGGGTTGCACCACCCGTCGCACCAAGGACCCCCCCATTTCCCCTCAAACGCCCATACGGGCGTCTCCTCCTACTCCTCACAAGCCCCCCATCACACGACGTTAGGACCTGGACCTCAACATCAGCCTGCTGGAACAGGACCTCATTGTCCACTCCCCGGTCAGGGTCCTCACATCCAACCTCAAGGACCAAACAGTATTGCAACGCCCACTGCTTCAGGGTTCTGCCCCCACCCCGGCTCAGTAACCCTTCCCCACGGAGTGCAAGGACCGCAGCAGGCGTCACCGGTGCCTGGACAGATTCCCATTCACAGAGCACAG AACCCAGAGGAGAAAACCAGCGTgcagcttcctctgctctggCCGCTACAAAAGCTGAAAGGGGACAGGAGTGGAAGCGGCAATTCCTACTCACTGAAAA cagtgTCATCCTTGAGGCCTTTAAAAGCCGTTCCCGTGTGA